tttttttcttcacaggGACCTGCAGGCAGGTCAGCACACTATTCCCCTTCACATGTCATAATGCTGGGACTTGATGTTCAGGAGCAGAGCCAGCTACATTCACTGGAGTCCTCCTTGAGCAATACTTTGAACCACAAGTGGCCTATATTACATGTGCACTTCATAGATGAGCCAATATCAAACTGGGGTATCAAGGAGCAGGGAGATCTAACGATTGAAAATCAGAAGCACCCCCTGCCACAAACAGATATTGTCAACATTGAATTCATTCAGGTGCCAGAGCCAACCTCTTGTGCGGGGAGCCAGGACTGTAGAGGACACTCTAGTTTAAACTCAGCTGTAATGTTGGGTACTGTGGAGAGGGTTGCCCCGATGGATATTTCAAGCACCACTCCGAAGATGGATCTGCAAGAATTGGTAAATAGGCTTTGTTGCACATACACCATTCCTTGATGtagattgtatattttttttccatttttatcaaGGGTTTACCTACAgttagggaaaaaagtatttgatcccctgctaattttgtacgtttgcccactgacaaagaaatgattagtcaTTTGACGTCCCACCGagttcgtgtgcagaagcgaacacatacatgagtagcgcccgcatatgaaaatggtgttcaaaccacacatgtgaggtattgccgcgatcggtagagtgagagcaataattagagccctagacctcctctgtaactcaaaaaatgcaacctgtagaattttttttttttttttttttaaaacaaggttggtctttattgagaaGACATCATATAACAATCCATATACACGCATTAAGCGCATATAAACAACAGGAATGTACATAGTATAATTCCAGAATTAAAGTAACAGAAGGAGAAATCAATCAAGTGAGATGTAGTAATAGAAAAGAGAGTAGCTAATATAATACGTTAGTACTACACATAACTATCCATAAGTTCATGTTCTATAACATTAGGTTACAATATTATCtctcatccgggggggggggggatttttattttttaaatgtcgcctatggagatttttaagggtaaaagtttgtcaccattccacgagcgggcgcaattttgaagcgtgacatgttgggtatcaatttactcagcgtaacattatctttcacaatataagaaaaattgggctaactttactgctttattttttaattaaaaaaagtgtattttttcccaaaaaagtgcgcttgtaagaccgctgcgcaaatacggtgtgacaaagtattgcaacgaccgtcattttattctctagggtgtataatgtataatgtttaggggttctaagtaattttctagcaaaaaaaaactgtttttaccttgtaagcaacaaatctcagagctcggtccttaagtggttaatcgtaggtttattttaacagtgagagacagaataactacAAGTAACTATTTGTGAATTTCATGCCTTAGTActtggtgacaaaacccttgttggcaatcagaggtcagacatttcttgtagttggccaccaggtttgcacacatctcaggagggattttgtcccactcctccttTCAGATCCTCTTGAAGTCATTAGGTTTCGAGGCTgaagtttggtaactcgaaccttcagctccctccacatattttctatgggattaaggtctggggactggctaggccactccaggaccctaatgtgtttcttcttgaaccactcctttgttgccttggcagtgtgttttgggtcattgtcatgctgaaatacccatctacaacccattttcaatgccctggctaagggaagTAGGTtcccacccaagatttgacggtacatggacccatccatcgtcccttttgatgcagtgaagttttgtcctgtccccttagcagaaaccccccccccaaagcataaagtttgcacctccatgtttgaccatggagatggtgttcttggggtcataggcagcattcctccaaaTATGgtgacaggcctgtacatgtgctttcttaggcgggggggggggacgggacctTGCAGCCACTGCAGGAGTTCTTCACGGcatagtgttaccaattgttttcttggtgactatggtgccagctgccttgggatcattgacaagattcccccgtgtagttctggtctggttcctcactgttctcataatCATTGAAATGCCACAAtgtgagatcctgcatggagccccagaccgagggagattgacagttattttgtgtttcttccatttgcgaataatcgcaccaactgttctcACCCTCTTCAAGCTGCTTGGCaattggtcttgtagcccattccagccttgtgtagatctacaatcttgtccctgacatccttggacagctctttttggtcttggccatggtggagagattggaatctgattgcttctgtggataggtgtcttttatacaggtaacgagctgagattaggagcactcccttttaaggctcctttcacacaggcttgtcTGTTTGACTGACTCAGCTTGCCCAGTGGGGGGGGGGTCgatctgctgagcaggcggatgacaggtctctctctgctcactgtgcagcaacagacctgtcagagtcccgctctcctctatggggagatcagatgaaaatggaccgcctgtccgtttttcatcccATGTGAcccaccagatggatggaaaataggacctccatccGTCTGAATTTGGCAGGGAGGAtaagatagcagcgggtgtcagcgaacatgtcaccgctgacatccgccactccatagggctgaatggagggtccaatcgggtccgcctgaaaaacagacaggtgtacCTGATCCGAAAGCTTGTGTGAACGGACCctaggagagtgctcctaatctcagctcgttacctgtatagaaggcacctgggagccagaaatcttggatttttttcagaataacaaaagattgCCAGTGTGGAGTTTTGTAAATGCATAGTGAACTAGAATTCGTTATGTTGTTATACTGAGCTATGGACTGCATCTTGGATCTGCTCCCCTGTTCGATCTGACAAAGAAAGTGGCTGTGGTGTGTTTCCACACATTGTGCCTCCAGTCTTGCCGAGTTCCATGAGGTTGTTTTGGTGACATCTGCGTAGATCCCGGACTTCCATGTCCATTAGAGGGAGCCACCGATTCGATTATCTAAGCCTATTTGACCCAATGTCGCTGACATCTGGGTCCACCTTATCCAGTAAGAGTACCTCACCTATTTCATCTATTGAATTCACCATTGTTGAAGTCCCATAAGGTCGTTTTCACGATTAGAAGATTGACACTTCATTGTCACGCTTTTCCTTTGGACTTTGCTGACTTTATTCCTTCCATTTTGGACTTTTTACTTTGTGATTGACTGTCACATTTggtttttggttttatttattccttttttcctTGTACTGCACCACAGAGCATATAGtatgttagcgctacatttttttgcagcagccagaaatcttgctgatgggggatcaaatacttatttcacttttaaaaataaacctaccattaaaatataGCCTGATGGGCAAAcattcaaaatcagcaggggatcaaataattttttctcTCGCTGTATTGTACTTTCCACAGTTTACTATAGTAATCCCATAGCAGTGGGCTTCTGAATACTTGTCATCTAGGCATGTATCAGATATTCATATTCGGCTACCACACAGTGCTTTATTTTTATAGATACTAGATTGTGATAAAAAGAGAAAATGTAAAGGAATTTGTAGACTGTCTTATGTTGAGGCTTATCTTCGGTCTTGCACAATTGCACAGACCCTCTTCCTGTACTGAAGTTGCATACTCTGATTTCATTGCAAACTGTGAACTTCTCAgtgcgtgtaaaaaaaaaaaaaaaaaaaaaaaaaataatgtagcaaGGCATAATAGAACCTGTCGCATTTTCTGGCTTGTGGACTTCCAGCATCATTGAGCTCTTTCCTCCCTAGCTGAACTCCCTCTAGGCCTCGTCTTTCCTATTGGACTTCAGTTTAATCAATCATAGAGGCTTGGCATTACGTATGGACATTACTTATGGTGGTCTGTTTTCAGGAAGCTTTGCGCAGCCCCTTCCACCAAcagtgatctgcctgcattgcacaaaGGCCCAGTATTGTCATCAAAAATAAGTATATGTaatcaggtttgtttttttttttttttttgttttttttttttttattagcatgtTTTTTATGAAGGGGCGACTATGGACCAAGGGAGGCAAAATATAAGCAAAGTAAATGTAAGCTTTAACGCATGATGTTTGCAATGTTGATAATAATGACTTTGTGAATTTCAGGCTAAAACATCTGCTATGCAGGACAAAGGGGACTTCCTTGAAATCGGCATACATCCTGAGGTTTCTGCTGAGCAACAAGTAAAAGGTAGTGCCTTGTTTTCTACAGTGTTACCATCAAGGATCCATGTTTCTTAAATTTAAATCTATTATCATATTAATATTTGTTTCAAGGGAGTACTGGCTAGTTAACCGCTTcaggaccgccccatagcagatttactgcacatcggacacttttgacactaattttgggaccattgacaattatacagcgatcattgtgctataaatatacactgactactgtgtaaatgtcactggcaatgaaggggttatcactagggggcgatcgaggggttaaatgtgttacctagggagtgattctaactggggggggggggttgggactgactagggaaggagactgatCGGTTTTCCTatatactgggaacacacgatcggtctcctctcccatgacaggacgtggatccaagttcctgctctgtgacgagcaatcgtgggtgcccggcgggcgCATCAGCTCCCAagtgacgcagcgggcgcgcgtCCTCTACAACGCCGGGAAGctaaagacgtcatatgacgcccacccggaGGGACAGTGTGTTCCTGCGGCCGTCATATTAAAATGgccaggacaggaagtggttaaaggggaaaaaaaaacagtaacttccttttgcacatgattggatgattgacgtTTTTAATACATCTTCTCTGTGCTATGAGAGACTTGTACTCTTTTAGTAATTCATTTTATGCAGCAAAGTATGAGGTGGGATTCAGGAAAGTTCAACCTTGGATAACTGAAGAGGAGTACTGAAGGCCGAAGATATGTGTATATAGCAGGCCCTAGAACAAATATTTATTGACTCTAGTGTTGCTTAATGCTGTTCCACAGAGCCAATTTTAATACAAGTAAATGCAGATTGTGAGGGAAAAGTTTAGGGTGTCTAGAAAAATTACCAGCTGTCCACCCTTGATTTATTACATTATGGCATAGTCACAGGCTTCAGATCCATTAGCCTCTATAACTAGTGCAGCCTCTGTGGAGAGACCAACAATGAAAAGATGCATAGGCATTTATGATTGTGCATACAAGGCTGTTTTCAATGAAAAGTAAATCCCCACATACGATGGGGCTGAGTGACAAGCTGATAGTTTTAATAATAGATACAATAAAATAATTTCAGTAAAATGCACGTAGATTTGTTTTGGTTTACTAAAGccattttgttgtcagaattttgCAAAGAGGCAAATATGGCATTTTGTCACTGCATGATCCACTCCATGAtgaaaagcttgtttttttttttttttctgtttttagatAACCAAACTCAACCAGATAAAGCTGCGGGTATGAAAGACATAAGCACTGAGATTGAGTTACATTCCGAGCAGAATACAAAACTGGATAATCTACAGTCAGAGAGAAATAAGCCTCCAGATGTAAAAGAATCTGATTCTTCAGGGAAGCCTTGCTGTTTAATGGGAACGGAGCTCCATAACTCATTTGAGCAACCTCCTGATGGACATGAAGAATGTACTGGGGTAAAGTCCTCAGAACACAAATGCCTATCCAGTGGTTTAAGAGATGGAGCTTCCTGTACGTGCCTTGAAGATCAAAAAGTGCCACTTTATTCTTGTACATCTCATAATATTACTAAAAGAAACCTGGATGCGTGTGATATCCAAAAAGGCCCTGTGTTGTGTGAAAAAGCATTTGTTTGCAAAGAATCAGAGTGCTCTGAGTTGGGGGAAATCAACAGTGCATCTCTACTTTCTGCAAGCTCAGAAGAAGGTATGACTGAAAATGGACCTAAACAAAATTGTTTAGAGCATGCTGTGCGGGATGTGGCACAGTCAAAGGACATTTGTGTCCAGCAATCACAAGATATGACTTTTGGTACAGAAGGCCAGCATAGAAAGGAATGTCTTTGTATACCTCTTTCAACTATACATTTGATGAGGAAAGTGGAAACTGGTTTGGAAAATGTTCTTTCACTAAATATCAGAGATGATACTTTGCTCTCAGAATCTGGAAAATGTGTTCCTTTGTCAGGGAGAGTGACCACACAACCAAATCTTCAAACTTCCATTGATGGGTTGAGTGCCAAATCATCTAATACACAAGAATCTTCTTTTTTACTCAACACAAGGGAATACTTCCATCTGCAAAGTGTTTCTGCAGATTGTCATGAAGATCTCAGCTGTGCCAATAACCTAGGGTACAAATTAGGCGAATCTTCACATTCTAGTTCCATTAATTTGGTTCCAGCAAAAAGTACATGTGGGGAATCTTTTTGTAAACACACTACAATTAACTTATTAGCAGATGACAATGAAACATCTGCTGGTCAAGATTCTGATGCAACAATAAAACGGGAAATAAAAGAACAAGTCTTTCAGGTGGTGGAAACGTTTTCAGATGAAAGGGTCTTTATTACACAGAGTGGCCCTTCGTTACATGATGGTATAATGACACAAGAGATGCATTGTACCATCTCACAGGATACTCCTGTTCCACATGTTTTAGATGAAGCCCAATTGCCTGTCATCTGCTGCACTACTCGAATACCAGAACATCACAGCATTGTACCTAATCTTCCATGTGACATCAATATTGTAACAAACCCTGATTCTGAGATGAGCACAAAAAATGAGAAAAGTGCCGGGCATCAGGCCGAAAAGAACATATCTGAGGTTTCAGACTCTGAGACTCCTAATCAATTTGCTAAACTTGACAACACTGTGGTTTCCAGTCACAGACAGTCATCCAAATCTTTAGCAATTAACAAAACCACCTTAAGCTTGGATCATATACAAGGCATTCATGGTCAAGCACCACCTTCAGAATGTCAGTCAACAGCTGATAAGACTTGTCATTTAGCAACCACACTGCAGAATGCCCTCATACCTTATGTGGATATTTGGAGCTTTTTAGCAAAGGTCAGGGAGCCTGACTTATTTTCTTTGAATAGTACTAACCATATGATTCTCAAAAAGGCAAAATCCCAGGCACTTCAGTTAAGAAACCATTTAAGTTGTGACAAAGAAAGTGGTTTACTGTATGTTAAGGAATGTAGTGTTCCTGATAGATTGCCTGGTTGGAAAGCTAGGAAAAAGTCATTAGTGCATCCTTCTGGTCAGCTAGATTCTGTAAAAGCACTCCTTCTGAAATGCCCAGATGATAAATATAAGATCCCCAAAAGCCTGCTACGTGGTCATTTTGCCTGTAACCATAGGGTGGAAAAATCTGATGGAATGCTCGGTGTGGATCCCCCCATCAGCAAGAGAAAATTGATTTCCTCCTCTGGTACAGAATCTGTAACTACAAACACTCTCTTGGCTTCTTCTTCAGTAGGTAAAATCAAAAGTGCAGAGAAATCAAAATGCTATACACCGTTGAATGATTCTTGTCTGCAAAAAATTGAAGTTCTGGCACATCCTCCATTATCTAGTATTGTGCAGAGTACAATCTTGCCAGCAAATAAATTGGCCTCTTTGACTAACTCTAAAATAGAGCACACTCAGAGAATTAAACATGTTGTGCCTATAAAACCAATGGTAACTAGATCTAGGAACAAGATTAATTACAAAGGGTCTTCTGAATGCTTGCATACAGTAAAACCTACTCAGCCCTCTTTCTGCTCACCCAAACATCCAATAATGAAGATGCAATCCATCCTCGCTGGTGAGCATAGATCTTCATTTAAATTATTTAAAGGTCAATCTGGGAAAGGATCTCCACCTAAAATGGCAGTTGAAACACTTAAACGGAAAAGTATATGTATTGAGACTAAAAAAACTCTATCAACTAATATTGGTAAGCAACCACTGCCATTACAAGATAATCAGCAGTTACCAAAAGACTGCCTTAGACGGCCTACATGTCAAATGGAAATGAAAGTTGTTAGAGCAgacaaaagttttgaaaattgtacTTTGAAACTTGAAACTCAAAGCCTTACATGCACAATACAAGGAGCAAAAAGACCAAAGATTAGGCATGAAAATTTTGGTCAGCCTTCCAGTTCAGACTTTCAGGGTTCTATGTATACCGGTTCCCATAAAACTCTTAATCTTCATCCTCGTTCACTAGGGCCTTGCAAAATTCAGAAAGTCCCAGATCTCCCCAGAAATAAGTATAAGACCGGTGACATATCTCTAAGAAGGCAGCCAAGCAGAAAGTGTAAGAGCAGTTTCATGCAGGCATACAATGTTCCAGATTGCAACATGCAGATCTGCAAAATTTCTAACGCTTCCCCTACACATACCTGCCATATTCCTAACTATAGACTTCCACCATCAAAACATGCAGTTCCAAAATTGACTTCTAATACACTTTATGCAGACATGAATAAGCGGAATGTCGTTTCTTTAAACAAGTGCACTGCAGAGCAAGCATTGCTACACCAACTTTCAGCTATTGCTAGTAGACTGACTGTACCATGCAAGAGTTCCTCCAAGTCAATGCCTTTATCAAATACTGCAAAACTTGTTCCCTTTAGAGGTCAGCTGCAAGCTAGAAAATTGCTAAATGTTTTTTCCTGTGTAAATATGAAAATAAGCTCCCAGACAGTAGGAAATGTGGGCTTTTCCTCAAGTCGTGACCATCTTCTTTCGCAGTGTATGGATCTTTGCCCCACTCATCTTACTAAGGCTTACCCTGAAGTTCTTGCTAGCAGTTTTTCTTTGGATGACACCACATTCCCTGTATCTTTTCATATGAAAATAGATCCAGGCTATTTATCAGACTTTATTAATCTCAATCCCCCTGATTGTATGTTTCAAAGCATACTACCCATAACTCAATCAGCACAGCGTTCTGAGTGGACTTTATCCTTCTTCCTTTCCCCACATTTCCCTGCTACCAGTGACAACATGCAGCTTTTCACTCGCTGGAACCCACATTTCAAATGTTTGGGCAATTCTAAATTTGACTCCAGTTGCAGAGGTAAATCTGAAAGGAAGTCTGGATGCTCAATGCTTGGCCTTCATACAGTACTTGCACTTTCATCTCCTGGCTGTTACAGATTGTGGACTAGGAAAAGAAATCTAGGGAGTAGAATCCCCACCGTCCAAAAATTTTCTGTGACCCAGTTTGCACATGGGCTAAAGGGATTACCACCACAGTTTTCCTGGAAAAGCGAATTCTCATCTTCTCTGGCTTTTTCACTTGGCCGTGTGATGTCTACATGGAGCCGCCATGGATTATCAGCTTTCTCCTCTGATTTTGCCACACCACCCCCCCAGTGCAGTTCATGGCAGCCAAGCCAGAGCCTCGGCATCAGGTAACTAGCACAGTATTTTACACAAATTTTGAATATCTCAAGTGTTCaatgttttttgtttcattttgtgaaaCAAGTGATTACTAAAGTAGTGTTAAGTATGACTGTGTGTTTTTCAACAAGTTTGATTGTACAGTGCACAAAGTGAGCTATCATGCAGAAGATGATGGCTCCCAAATAATATTGACAGTTGGTAACCGTATATCTGGTGTCCAAAAAGGaaattaaagcccatctctgggcaacaaaaaaaattatggctgtgcccacactgcaagggttaattgcttgtttagggGAGCAAAAAGATTTACTTAAGTGATACTGCACTGCTCCCCGTACCTAGACCTTTCCCCCTCTTCTCCCCATGCTCTAGCAATTTAGGACAAAAGTgacagtccaccaccagagcaTTGGGGAGCACTGCCTGATGAGGAAGTGGAACATCAGATAATTAAAGTTTTCTCGTCTGCCCTAGACATCACAAGGAATTAACCCTTGTAGTGTGGGTACAACTCCACTGCAAGGAATTCTTTTACATTTTCCCGAAAGTGGGTTAAGTATAGCGTAACAAAAATGCTGCTCAGATATTTGGCCGTGGCAAGCCAATATAGTATTAATATATGGCCATGTATtgaaaaggtgcaaaaaaaaaagtgatattggGGATGAAATGGTAGGCTGAGAGGATCTGGGGGTGGGGGCCACGGTGTCTTCAGGCTATGCAAATTTAGAAAAGGTGGCCAGGTTTGGAACAAACTGGGTGAGTGTATGTATGCGCGTCCTATAACATGTGTGTTCAATTTTAAGGCAATGGCGCCCCTGTAAATGAGCTGTGTGCTAACGCAGGTGTCCACAGTTGCTAACGCAGGTGTCCACAGTTGCTAACGCAGGTGTCCACAGTTGCTAACGCAGGTGTCCACAGTTGCTAACGCAGGTGTCCACAGTTGCTAACGCAGGTGTCCACAGTTGCTAACGCAGGTGTCCAATATAGACAATAAGTACCTTATTGTATGCTGCATGCTTTTGTACTTGGTGTGCAGGAAGGATAGAATGCAGATTTCCCTGGGCTCCCTGAAAACAATGTAAGAATGAATCTCTGCCTTGATGATTACGTTAGAATTGGCTCACCGGACATGTAGGCCtgatattaaaatgctttattagaAAACAAATATTGATTGCTTATTATAGCTGCTTGCAGTTTAATAGAGGTGTTAGATGATTTAATACAAACGAATTTAAATCTTTAGTAATAGAATGGAACATCTGCCCGTATAAGCACTGCATTTTGTTGTCTGTGCTGTTGTTGCTTTCTCCTCCACTGAAGGACACAGGAATTGATTAACTTTTGGGTTACAATGCCACTTAGAGGAAGATTTGACACTGGCAAACACAAAATATTGTAGGCCAGCCCGCAATAACCAATCCTACCAGAATACCtccgttttttgctagtgtcctacaAAGTATGGAGTCTTTTCTTAATTTCTGAGAtgctgatcacattccctctgttctcagctgcataagaactggggtGTTTTCCtgctttagtgtggtcagtttttaggaAGAAAGCAGAGACTGGCAGGagcaccaaggatttcacacaaaggaagcaatacaaaggtgaacaggatgcttttttttttttttttttttttttttttttttttcccatatatgtacatggtacagcaggcacatattaggaatactTTGGTAATAAACGCTTTAAGCAAGCTTTTACTTCAGTCATGCATTTCTTTTTGGGCCAGTTTTTTTGCTGACTTTAAACACAGAGGCCATAAGTGCAATCCTGCACCTTCCTCTATGGATTCTATATCTGATCTGTCCAGTCCTTGCCAGACTAACCTGCGCTGAGTTGGTCTGCCATCACTCCCAAAAATACTGTCTGAGCAACAGAGGCATCTCTAAATCATTTATTCTCGCAGTGCTAAAATCTCAGAAAGTCTACTTCTCACAAGGTTTATCACCATACATGGAAAGCTCACTTCACTTAATGGCAGGTGTGAGGCTTTCTCCCCAGGAAAAAATCCATAGGACAAATTTTTCTTTCTTACCATTGCTGGGTCTGGCCCTCCACACCATTAAAGTTTCTTGCCATCTTGTTCTATCTGGAATATTCCCCTTTCCACTCCTACCATATGGCTAGATTCTAGCAATAACCTCTGGGAGACTGTCCTTACTAATAGTACTCCTAAAAGTGATCAAGCTTCTTGTTTCAGCATTATATAGTTCCTCAAGCAAACCATATCCAAGCTTATGGTCTTAAGGACAGAGTTCCACCTATTCCTGTCAATACACACTTTACTAGATTTGTGAGTTTTTGGGAGTCCTCTTGGGCATTGAGGCATTCAGTTTTGAAACTTGCAAGGTTGCCACCTGATCATTTGGTTCGCACATGTTCCAAATTCTATTAGGAGAATGTTCAGGTCTCATCTGATACCAGTTTTGGGCATGAGGTCTTTCAGGCTGTTTTGAGCTTCAGGCAGAGTCTCCAGTCctgtggattttttaaattttttttgctttgttttagtgGATCTATTAGTGTTTGCAATGTTTACCCCTCAGTTGGACATACTGacagtagttgtaaaggctgaaggttttttttttttaccttcatgcatatacaTGAAGGTTTGCAGCATATGCATGAAAGAATCTTTGCAATAatgcaaatatttattttcttattaACGGACACCTTAAGCTCGGTCCACTACTTGTTAGTCAAAAAATCCAGCAACCCAGGTAGACTCTCAGCAGAGCACACTATCCAGTTCCCTGGCGTCCACCTCCAAAGTCTGTGAAGGCTAGTGACTCAGAGAGAGGGGGCAAGTACTCTAATTTCCCTCAAGGATTCGGATGAGGAAGAGTATGTCATTAGGACATCCAGATACAAGTTATCATTAGAGGAAGTAGATGATCTGCTTAAAGCAACCTATACTACCCTTGAAATCCAGGAGCAGGAAGTACAGCTCTCAATACATGACAGAATGTACTAAGGTCTGGACGAATCCAAATGCAGGGTATTCCCAGTCCATAAAGTTATTtcagaagtggttaaaaagtaatgGAAACTTCCAGATAGGGGTCCTTTCTTCCTTAAAACCCCTAGGAGAAGATTTCCTTTCAAGGAGGACTAGGCCCAGATTTGGAATAAAAGGTTTAGGGTGGATGCGGCTTTTGCACAGATTTCTTGGTGCACAGATCTGGCGTTTTGAGGTTATGGGCATTTTGAAAGATGCCATGGACAAGAGGGTTCTCTTCTCAAGCATGTGATTCCAACTTGTCCAGCCTCAAGCCCGCTATGGCATCCACAGTGGTTGCCAGGAATCTAGAATGCTGGTTGGAGCAGCTATAAGGTCATGTGGAATCTAGCACATCTAGGAAAGATTTTCTAGAGTCCTTCCCAGTGCTTTTAAAAGCAGTAAAGTATATGGCTGATGCTTCTGCAGAATCAATTAAAATGTCTGCAAGATCCTCAGCGTTGGTCAACTCAGCCATGCACGTCATCTGGCTCAAAACGTGGTCAGGTGATGCTGCATCCAAGATACCGTTTTCTGGCGACTTCTTTCGGCCCACGTCTGGAAACTGTGCTGGACAGAACAGCCAATGGGAAGAAAGCATTCCCCTCTAGGAAGAAACagccttttaaaaaatattttcgtGCTTTTCCACATAGCCAAAGCTAGTGGAGCAGGACCAGAAGAGCAGGTGGTCCTCCCAGAGGGGCAGGGGAAGAGGTGGGGTGCTTTTCAGAGC
This window of the Aquarana catesbeiana isolate 2022-GZ linkage group LG01, ASM4218655v1, whole genome shotgun sequence genome carries:
- the PRR14L gene encoding protein PRR14L isoform X2; protein product: MLGLDVQEQSQLHSLESSLSNTLNHKWPILHVHFIDEPISNWGIKEQGDLTIENQKHPLPQTDIVNIEFIQVPEPTSCAGSQDCRGHSSLNSAVMLGTVERVAPMDISSTTPKMDLQELAKTSAMQDKGDFLEIGIHPEVSAEQQVKDNQTQPDKAAGMKDISTEIELHSEQNTKLDNLQSERNKPPDVKESDSSGKPCCLMGTELHNSFEQPPDGHEECTGVKSSEHKCLSSGLRDGASCTCLEDQKVPLYSCTSHNITKRNLDACDIQKGPVLCEKAFVCKESECSELGEINSASLLSASSEEGMTENGPKQNCLEHAVRDVAQSKDICVQQSQDMTFGTEGQHRKECLCIPLSTIHLMRKVETGLENVLSLNIRDDTLLSESGKCVPLSGRVTTQPNLQTSIDGLSAKSSNTQESSFLLNTREYFHLQSVSADCHEDLSCANNLGYKLGESSHSSSINLVPAKSTCGESFCKHTTINLLADDNETSAGQDSDATIKREIKEQVFQVVETFSDERVFITQSGPSLHDGIMTQEMHCTISQDTPVPHVLDEAQLPVICCTTRIPEHHSIVPNLPCDINIVTNPDSEMSTKNEKSAGHQAEKNISEVSDSETPNQFAKLDNTVVSSHRQSSKSLAINKTTLSLDHIQGIHGQAPPSECQSTADKTCHLATTLQNALIPYVDIWSFLAKVREPDLFSLNSTNHMILKKAKSQALQLRNHLSCDKESGLLYVKECSVPDRLPGWKARKKSLVHPSGQLDSVKALLLKCPDDKYKIPKSLLRGHFACNHRVEKSDGMLGVDPPISKRKLISSSGTESVTTNTLLASSSVGKIKSAEKSKCYTPLNDSCLQKIEVLAHPPLSSIVQSTILPANKLASLTNSKIEHTQRIKHVVPIKPMVTRSRNKINYKGSSECLHTVKPTQPSFCSPKHPIMKMQSILAGEHRSSFKLFKGQSGKGSPPKMAVETLKRKSICIETKKTLSTNIGKQPLPLQDNQQLPKDCLRRPTCQMEMKVVRADKSFENCTLKLETQSLTCTIQGAKRPKIRHENFGQPSSSDFQGSMYTGSHKTLNLHPRSLGPCKIQKVPDLPRNKYKTGDISLRRQPSRKCKSSFMQAYNVPDCNMQICKISNASPTHTCHIPNYRLPPSKHAVPKLTSNTLYADMNKRNVVSLNKCTAEQALLHQLSAIASRLTVPCKSSSKSMPLSNTAKLVPFRGQLQARKLLNVFSCVNMKISSQTVGNVGFSSSRDHLLSQCMDLCPTHLTKAYPEVLASSFSLDDTTFPVSFHMKIDPGYLSDFINLNPPDCMFQSILPITQSAQRSEWTLSFFLSPHFPATSDNMQLFTRWNPHFKCLGNSKFDSSCRGKSERKSGCSMLGLHTVLALSSPGCYRLWTRKRNLGSRIPTVQKFSVTQFAHGLKGLPPQFSWKSEFSSSLAFSLGRVMSTWSRHGLSAFSSDFATPPPQCSSWQPSQSLGISVPVLKHSTDLIPKNCFKADEPRLQFNVSSWQECISGLSNHANRLFLEEAGGDLEPSCSLFNKQGKDDISLNCLPFQRQANLLCLSTEQTRGVELPPSLSTEQTNDLGPLHCLSIEPLNFLSSEHANNLLSLDSLHFLSTKKGKEFGPSSCLSVQEDALGATHSLPFDQGNGHRPPCQLSTEQDHGLGPSCSLSTEQGDGLGHSCGEPIEHDRGLDTLYTLSNNQHIDIKHLHYLIDHQDVPQFPHSLTIEQMVDLRPPEVLCLEQGDGLKTSCFLSPEQADSLGAPLLVSAQKECKFAPCNLSILQDSLEPPCILIPSKTRACPFEQRESLPIPHAKAENQNQEHEKEEGERKPQRVSQIRIRKTIPKPDPNLTPMGLPKPKRINKKEFSLEDIYTNKNYKSPPPARSLETIFEEPKEKNGVLVSISQTKRKRILEFRDCTVPRPKRAKGKVRVMTTCKRGRKAAMEGVQLDALLIQKLMDLENFLLEQEAVERGSAAAEKPS